A region from the Cryptococcus gattii WM276 chromosome H, complete sequence genome encodes:
- a CDS encoding Enoyl-CoA hydratase, putative (Similar to TIGR gene model, INSD accession AAW45423.1), whose amino-acid sequence MFVRTLLRPSQTTYRFTIRSMSTSAEQLVIPSRSPSNNVAILTLNRPKALNALSTPLFNALNAELEKAETDDSVRAIVITGGDKVFAAGADIKEMKDKEFAEAYTTNFLGSWNQVASVRKPIVGAVAGYALGGGCELAMLCDILIASPTAVFGQPEITLGIIPGMGGSQRLTSLIGKARAMDMVLTGRKIDAETAERWGLVSRVTKEGESVTEEAVKVAESVSKFGKVAVQAGKEAVNGSLDLPLEQGLRLERRLFQQLFATKDQKEGMAAFAEKRKPSWSDK is encoded by the exons ATGTTCGTCCGCACTCTTCTCAGACCTTCCCAAACTACGTACCGATTCACCATCCGCTCCATGTCCACCTCTGCAGAACAGCTCGTCATTCCCTCTCGTTCTCCTTCAAACAACGTAGCCATCTTGACCCTTAACAGGCCAAAGGCCCTGAACGCGCTGAGCACACCTTTGTTCAATGCTCTCAATGCCGAGCTTGAGAAGGCCGAGACAGATGACAGTGTGAGGGCCATTGTCATCACCGGTGGTGACAAGGTGTTCGCTGCCGGTGCTGATATCAAGGAGATGAAGGACAAAGAAT TTGCCGAGGCATACACCACAAACTTCCTTGGATCTTGGAACCAAGTTGCCTCTGTCCGCAAGCCCATTGTCGGTGCTGTTGCTGGCTACGCCCTCGGAGGCGGATGTGAGCTCGCCATGCTCTGCGACATTCTCATCGCTTCCCCCACCGCCGTTTTTGGTCAACCCGAGATCACACTCGGGATCATTCCCGGTATGGGAGGCTCCCAACGTCTTACTTCCCTTATTGGGAAGGCGAGGGCGATGGATATGGTCCTCACCGGTAGGAAGATTGATGCAGAGACAGCTGAGAGATGGGGATTGGTTAGCAGGGTTACGAAGGAAGGGGAGAGCGTGACTGAGGAAGCGGTGAAGGTGGCGGAAAGCGTGAGCAAGTTTGGGAAGGTGGCTGTACAGGCTGGTAAGGAGGCTGTTAATGGAT CTCTCGATCTTCCCCTCGAGCAAGGTCTCAGGCTCGAAAGGAGGTTGTTCCAGCAACTTTTTGCGACTAAGGACCAGAAGGAAG GTATGGCTGCCTTTGcagagaagaggaagcCTTCCTGGTCTGACAAGTAA
- a CDS encoding Eukaryotic translation initiation factor 2 alpha subunit, putative (Similar to TIGR gene model, INSD accession AAW45425.1), with translation MPRFYENKYPEVDQLVMVQVQSIEDMGAYVKLLEYDNIEGMILLSELSRRRIRSVQKLIRVGRNEVVVVMRVDPDKGYIDLSKRRVSAEEVVKCEEQYEKGKAVDSIITQVAKKRGVTPESLYEKIAWPLHRQYGHAYEAFKLSISEPDAVFGSLGLDEETLADLRSGIARRLTPKPVKVRADIEVKCFSYAGIEAIKRALTAGEAVSTPEVPIKVRLVAPPLYVMSTTSTDKNAAIELMEKAVDVIGETVRKDKGDITIKMKPKVVSETEDAELKALMEQFEAANMDQAGDDDSSEEDE, from the exons ATGCCCCGATTTTACGAGAATAAATATCCCGAG GTTGACCAGTTGGTCATGGTCCAGGTTCAGTCTATTGAGGACATGGGGGCCTACGTCAAGCTC CTTGAATATGACAACATTGAAGGAATGATTCTTCTTTCTGAGCTTTCTCGAAGACGTATCCGATCAGTCCAAAAACTCATTCGAGTGGGACGAAACGAAGTCGTCGTTGTGATGCGTGTGGACCCTGACAAGG GCTACATTGACCTTTCCAAGCGACGAGTTTCTGCGGAGGAGGTTGTCAAGTGTGAGGAGCAATACGAGAAGGGCAAAGCGGTCGACTCTATCATCACCCAGGTTGCTAAGAAGCGAGGTGTAACCCCTGAATCATTGTACGAAAAGATCGCTTGGCCTTTGCACCGACAATACGGACACGCCTACGAGGCTTTCAAACTCTCCATCAG CGAACCTGACGCTGTCTTTGGCTCCCTCGGACTTGACGAAGAAACTCTTGCCGACCTCCGATCGGGTATTGCACGACGACTTACTCCCAAGCCCGTCAAGGTTCGTGCCGATATCGAAGTCAAGTGCTTTTCCTACGCCGGTATTGAAGCTATCAAACGTGCCCTTACAGCCGGTGAAGCCGTCTCTACCCCTGAAGTGCCTATTAAAGTCAGGTTGGTTGCTCCTCCGCTTTACGTTATGAGCACGACAAGTACGGACAAGAATGCGGCGATAGAGTTGATGGAGAAGGCGGTTGATGTTATTGGTGAGACTGTTAGGAAAGACAAGGGTGATATCACTATTAAGATGAAG CCCAAGGTTGTTTCGGAAACCGAAGATGCGGAGCTCAAAGCTCTCATGGAACAGTTCGAAGCAGCCAACATGGACCAGGCGGGTGATGACGATTCAAGCGAGGAGGACGAATAG
- a CDS encoding uncharacterized protein (Similar to TIGR gene model, INSD accession AAW45464.1), translating to MVQQTADFVLSQLARHRSSWKKEMVCPPLIVGVQGPQGAGKSYLTGLLPAYLEKHYNLRLAAMSLDDFYLTHPDQVKLAQSDPDNPLLSGRGPAGTHDLPLLVECLAKLKSINDCRAKFPIPAKDQSLQLPIYDKSLFKGEGDRSKELVEVQGPIDVVIFEGWMNGFGPLSDDKLEERYAEAERQWSSSSFKGAAAAKPTILLYSCSTLHNINQNLRKYDVLWDQIDCFVQIRPVDLSYVWTWRLQQEHNMKAKNGGNGMTDEQVRNFINRYMPSYELFQDGIDKETSTWRGKGLRFIVNIEREIVGTESF from the exons ATGGTCCAGCAAACAGCCGATTTCGTCCTATCACAGCTAGCTCGTCACAGGAGCTCatggaagaaagaaatgGTGTGTCCTCCTCTTATTGTGGGTGTACAAGGTCCTCAAGGTGCAG GCAAATCATATTTGACTGGTCTACTGCCAGCCTATCTCGAAAAGCATTATAATCTACGTCTCGCTGCAATGTCTCTGGACGACTTTTATCTCACCCATCCCGACCAAGTCAAGTTAGCCCAATCCGATCCCGATAATCCTCTCCTCAGCGGTCGCGGTCCCGCCGGCACTCATGACTTACCGCTTTTAGTAGAGTGTCTAGCAAAGTTGAAATCTATCAATGATTGCCGTGCGAAGTTTCCAATTCCAGCTAAGGACCAAAGCCTTCAGCTGCCCATATACGACAAGTCCCTTTTTAAAGGCGAGGGAGACCGGTCAAAGGAGTTAGTGGAAGTGCAAGGGCCAATTGATGTGGTCATATTTGAAGGGTGGATGAATGGTTTTGGGCCGTTATCAGATGACAAATTAGAAGAGAGATACGCCGAAGCCGAACGACAATGgtcctcctcttctttcaaaGGAGCAGCTGCGGCTAAGCCTACCATTTTATTGTATTCGTGTTCAACGCTACACAATATAAACCAAAATCTCAGGAAGTATGACGTACTTTGGGATCAGATTGACTGTTTTGTACAGATCCGACCGGTTGATCTATCTTATGTATGGACTTGGAGACTTCAA CAAGAACACAATATGAAAGCGAAGAATGGAGGTAACGGAATGACTGATGAGCAGGTCCGAAATTTCATTAACCG GTATATGCCCAGCTACGAGCTCTTTCAAGATGGTATTGATAAGGAGACATCAACATGGAGAGGCAAAGGGCTTCGTTTTATCGTGAACATAGAACGAGAAATTGTTGGCACAGAAAGCTTCTGA
- a CDS encoding Hypothetical protein (Similar to SGTC gene model, INSD accession EAL19327.1; CNBH0210), whose product MSPPPTRPRQSSESEPSNVNKRARITRHACERCRSGKKKCDGQLPCSACLLSKKGQYQSPIMFPSIASSSESYERQSRYNSPSRQRTTENDVSVNDMSMVTAVGPEIALEVPEPDQDRDGGREVHSHNREHTLARIAHVMANGTVSRYPSPGVTILSPADGRPIVSSETDISTKGDLLDRLHRHLTVVFSLRSFPKGHLGEELKDENDNNRGADELFFLPSCEDGKAYIRCYFEHASSILYLDRRNIEQLTDDFYASNGSLSQKDDVALLLLLMAIGCLWTPSWTGADPQTMTQKALQLLRAVQRRLETLSISQPRLRMVQVHLALCHLYLGMSHFRSAWLAFGTAARLSQLLRLHRKSPDGTPQELDEPRRQAFWSGYMMDRYLSLVLGCPVIYDERDITQRFPSYPNSGDNSVNTKDEGQRLAGSIAHIKLSQILGHALRKLQSPGELSDLERSLAVQSLNQELDRWLAETPRFFHPDGPDACDLGPFASIPPFFQRQQQIVRSAYHFINLFIHRSFLLDQFINRIPASQPLAPLTVMSPEVTVCVESAISIAKSVSKMRDSPGAKGTFWNSAYFCFASLTVLLVYLMVYEDAPRRAEIENMIEAAMEGHIQLTGSTKREREQILEVKEPEMSGSRTQYIPPPWPCMEDPFVGSAPNWDPLWQNTLDMLGLDMSMGMGLPLGTSTIVEGRVTTAPDSGAFGFL is encoded by the exons ATGTCGCCCCCTCCCACCCGTCCACGTCAATCTTCCGAATCCGAACCAAGCAATGTTAACAAACGGGCACGCATCACCCGACATGCGTGTGAGCGATGCAGGTCAGGCAAGAAGAAATGTGACGGTCAGCTT CCTTGCTCGGCCTGTCTATTATCTAAAAAAG GACAGTATCAATCTCCTATAATGTTCCCCTCAATTGCCAGCTCTTCCGAAAGCTATGAACGACAGTCACGGTACAATTCACCTTCACGACAGCGCACTACGGAAAATGATGTTTCAGTCAATGATATGTCTATGGTCACAGCGGTCGGGCCTGAAATAGCGTTGGAAGTTCCTGAACCCGATCAAGATCGAGACGGCGGCCGCGAAGTACACAGCCACAATCGTGAACATACTCTAGCCCGTATAGCACACGTTATGGCCAATGGCACTGTTTCCAGATATCCGTCCCCAGGTGTAACAATACTATCTCCTGCAGATGGCAGGCCGATTGTATCTAGTGAAA CAGATATCTCGACTAAGGGCGATTTGCTTGACAGGCTTCATCGCCACCTCACAGTTGTGTTTTCTTTGCGATCTTTCCCCAAAGGCCATTTGGGTGAAGAGTTGAAAGATGAGAATGATAACAACAGAGGGGCAGACGAACTGTTCTTTCTCCCCTCTTGTGAGGATGGCAAAGCCTATATAAGATGCTACTTTGAACACGCGAGTTCCATTCT ATATCTAGATCGACGTAATATCGAGCAACTGACCGACGACTTTTACGCATCAAATGGGTCGCTGTCGCAGAAGGACGATGTGGCGCTCTTATTGCTGCTGATGGCTATTGG CTGTCTATGGACTCCTTCATGGACTGGAGCAGACCCACAAACGATGACCCAGAAAGC TCTTCAGCTACTTCGGGCTGTTCAGCGGCGACTGGAAACCTTATCCATATCCCAGCCCCGATTACGAATGGTACAAGTCCATCTCGCTCTG TGTCATCTTTATCTTGGAATGTCTCATTTTCGCTCAGCCTGGCTTGCCTTCGGTACCGCCGCTCGACTTAGTCAGCTTCTCAGGTTACATCGCAAGAGCCCCGATGGTACCCCGCAAGAATTGGATGAACCACGTCGACAAGCGTTTTGGAGTGGGTACATGATGGATAG ATATTTGTCGCTGGTACTTGGATGTCCGGTAATCTACGATGAGAGGGACATAACACAACGCTTCCCAAGCTATCCGAACAGCGGAGATAATTCAGTTAATACGAAGGACGAGGGACAACGTTTGGCTGGGTCAATCGCACACATCAA ACTGTCGCAAATCCTGGGCCATGCTCTCCGAAAACTCCAATCGCCAGGCGAACTGTCAGATCTGGAACGTTCCCTAGCCGTACAATCTCTTAATCAAGAACTCGACCGCTGGTTAGCTGAAACGCCCCGCTTTTTCCATCCTGATGGGCCTGATGCATGCGATCTCGGGCCATTTGCCAGTATACCGCCATTCTTCCAACG CCAGCAACAGATTGTACGGTCAGCATATCATTTTATTAACCTTTTTATCCATCGCTCTTTCCTACTTGATCAATTCATCAACCGTATCCCCGCCAGTCAGCCCCTCGCACCTCTTACTGTCATGTCGCCCGAAGTTACGGTATGTGTCGAGTCAGCAATCAGTATTGCCAAGTCCGTCTCGAAAATGAGGGACAGTCCAGGTGCCAAGGGAACGTTCTGG AATTCTGCATACTTTTGCTTCGCAAGCCTCACTGTGCTTTTGGTCTATCTAATGGTATACGAAGACGCCCCCAGACGGGCAGAAATCGAGAATATGATTGAAGCCGCGATGGAAGGGCATATTCAGCTTACAGGCTCAACGAAAAGGGAACGTGAACAAATCCTAGAAGTGA AAGAACCTGAGATGTCTGGCTCTAGAACTCAATACATACCGCCGCCATGGCCATGCATGGAGGATCCTTTTGTTGGGAG TGCACCGAATTGGGATCCGCTTTGGCAGAATACTCTTGACATGCTTGGCTTGGACATGAGTATGGGTATGGGTTTGCCATTGGGAACAAGTACGATTGTGGAGGGAAGAGTTACTACGGCTCCAGATTCTGGTGCGTTTGGGTTTTTATGA